The nucleotide window AACATAAAATACCGTCCCTAACTCTAACGTTACTGTAACCTATTATGAGTTCAGAGGAACAATCTAAAATAAAGCAACTGGCTCGACAGATTAAGAATAATCCCGGCGATTCCTTCTCGAAATTTGCCCTTGCACTTGAGTTTCGCAAAGGGGGCGAATTCAAGAAAGCACGTATTTTGTTTGAGGATATCTTGTCGAGCGATCCCGAATATGTAGGCGTCTATTATCATTTAGGGAAGCTTTATGAAGCTTTAGACCATTTGAGCGAGGCTGCAGAATTGTATCAAAAAGGTATACAAGTGGCAGTACGCCAAAAAGAGCAGCGCACTGAAAAGGAACTCAGAGAAGCTCTTATGCAAGTAGAAACGGAAATGGAAGAACGATCAAGCTGATGATAAAACTATCTTTTTTTAAGACTTTTGCACTCCTCCTTTTTACAGTATTCTGCATTACCAGTAGTTCATGGGCACAAACAAATACCCATACCGTCAAACAGGGCGAAACATTGTTTAGTATTGCCCAACAATACGATGTAGATGTAAACCAAATACGAGATTGGAATAACCTGCGCGGCAATGAACTTTCGGTGGGACAAACCCTACTTATTAGCCAACCCTCTTCCAATGCAGCTATTACCCATACAATACAGCGTCAAGAAACCCTCTTTTCAATATCGAAACAATACAATGTGAGTATCGCTGAAATAAAAAGCTGGAATCAATTATCAGCAAATAACCTTCAGGTGGGGCAAGAACTTACGATCTATCCTTCCAAAAAATCGAATCAGCAACAACAGTCATTAGTCGTTGATCAAAACACGCAACGTAATAGTTACTATACCGTAAAGAGTGGCGATTCACTCTACAAGATTGCAGACGAGTTTGATATGACCGTCGATGAGCTAAAATCTCTTAACGACTTGAGCTCCAATACCATCCGGGTAGGACAACAGCTTACGGTGCAGGGTAAATCAACCCCACCGCCTTCGGTTGCCGTTAACAATGTTGACTCTTCTCCGCAAGGCAAATTTGTAGTCCATACGGTTTCACAATCCCAAACATTACAAGAACTGCTTAGTACCTTTCGTATGGATGAAGAAGAATTTCAGGCTTTAAATCCTAATAGCAATAATAAAAATTTCCGGAAAGGTGATGAAGTTACAGTATTAGCCCCTCCAACCCGAACCTTTGAAAATCCCTATCTAAACAGCTCCGATTTGCAGGATTTAGGTTCTACCGCTGTATCGCAATACAGTGAAAGTGAACGGGGAAATCCTACCACCAATGGAGAGTTGTATAATCCCGAGGAATTAACGGCCGCACATTCTAATATCACGCTTGGCTCCATTATCTTTATCAAAAGTAACGACAATGATAAAGGAGTATATGTACGGATCAATGACCGACATTCGGGAAATGGACTCAAGCTTTCATCAACGGCTTGGCAAACTTTGAACTTTTCTAAAGAACTGCCAACAGTCACCATTTACCAAAATCAATGAGTAAGCTTACAAATCCTATAAAACGGTATTTTAGAACTACCAACACCCTTTTATACAGCTATCTTATCAGCCTTCCCCTGTTACTGCTGTACGAAGTACTCATCTTTTTAGCCCAACCTGATACAGAGCAGGTAGTACGTATTTCGGTCGATATATGGATCAAGACTCTATTTTCTTACGTTGGGCAAGATGTCGTTTCTATTACGCTTATTTTGGTAGCTCTTATTGGACTCGTTGTGCTTTACCGTGAACGAAAAAAATTAGGGTCGCTAAAGACAAGTTATTTTTTTACAATGCTGGTTGAAGCATCGTTTTATGCCTTTCTATTGGCCATTCTGATTTCAACCACAGTCAGCGGTCTACTGCAAATAGTTCAACTATCACCTGTAGAAACGTTATCGACGCTACAACAACTTGCTCTTTCGTTGGGGGCCGGCCTTTACGAAGAATTGTTTTTTCGCGTCTTATTAGTTTCAGCACTTCTATACGTTTTCAAAAAAATATTCACCAAACAATCTGTTGCTTTTATTGCAGCCATGTTGTTAGCAGCAGCCATTTTTAGCTTGGTTCACTATTTTGGCGTTTATGGTGATCCCTTTACATTCGGTTCATTTTTATTCCGTTTCTTATTTGGTCTGGCATTAAACGCCATTTACCTATGGCGGGGCTTTGGTATGGCGGCATGGACTCATGCTATTTACGATCTGATGGTCATCGTATTTTAATTTTGTAAGATTGTAAAAGCTTATACCATCAACTATATAGTTTTCCCCGATATCAACTGCATTAACTTTGACTATAAGGTTTATCAGTTAAAACAATTAACGTTTTAACGTGATAATTGATATCATAAGATTTGTTATATTTGATGACAAGGGGAAAGTGCTATGATAATGAGTGTGATCATGATATCCACCACCTCATTGCATTACTTAATCATATTTGACTTAACAACAAACAGTTAAGCTATCGGGATGGCCGAATTAACCAGAGAAGAAATCCAAAAGCAGGAAGATTTCGAGGAAGAAATTGTTCCCCACTTGGATGCTATGTACAACTTTGCCCTTCGCCTCACCTCTGACCCAAGTGACGCCGAAGATCTTGTCCAGGATACTATTGTTAAAGCATTTCGCTTTTTCAGCAGTTATGAGAAAGGTACGAATGCAAAGGCATGGCTATTCCGTATCCTAAAAAACTCCTATATCAACAATTATCGAAAGCAATCGAAAAAACCCAATCAGGTTGATTACGACGAGGTATCTTCTTTTTACGAAACAATTCGTGCCGACCGAACCGATACCTCCGATCTGGAAGACAAGATGTTTCGTGAGCTTGTTGATGATGACATCTCCCAGGCATTAGAAGAATTGCCCGAAGACTTCAGGACGGTCGTACTGCTCTGTGATGTAGAAGGATTTACGTACGAAGAAATTGCAAATATGCTTGATGTTCCTATTGGAACTATCCGATCTCGACTGCACCGTGGACGCAACCTTCTAAAAGCCCAGCTCAAAGAATACGCTGAAAAACGAGGCTATAAGGAAGATTAGTCCCAGCCGGCTTATACCTTAGCAGATTGTATCTCTTCTTTATCTTGTGATTTCTGTTTCTCTTCTGCCCGCAGGATAATACGCATAGTCGTTCCTTCTCCCAGTTCCGATTTATGAATCAAGAGCTTCCCTTTGTGATACTCTTCAATGATTCGCTTCGTAAGGCTTAACCCAAGCCCCCAACCCCTTTTTTTAGTACTATAGCCCGGTTTAAAAATTTCGCCCTGATATTTCTTTTCAATGCCTACTCCCGAATCTTTGATATCTATAAACACCTCGTCTTCCACCCGTTCTAATCGCACTGATACATACGACGATGTTGTACTCGATTTAATAGCATCCATCGCATTTTTAATAAGGTTTTCAAGTGCCCATTGAAATAGATCAGCATTAACTTTTGCCCGTACATTTGAATCAACTGTCCGCAGCACATCAACATTTTTACCCAACTGGGGCAGTCGCTGCTCCATATAATCCATCACCTCCTCAATAATAGGCTTCAGCCGCTGGGGATTTAACTCTGGTTCGGAGCCAATTTTATTAAACCGCTCTGCCACTCCGCGCAACCTGGTAATATCGTTTTCCAACTCATTACAAATTCGCTGTGTAAAGTCATCCTCCTTTTCTTCTCGTAACAACTCTACCCAACCGTATAAACTCGAAAGTGGAGTTCCCAACTGGTGTGCCGCTTCTTTCGTCATACCCACCCACAAGTTAGATTGTTCAGACTTCGCAATCGTTCGATAACTTATATACCCAATCCCAAGCAGCACCGCCAGCAAGCTTAATTGGATATAGGGAAAATACCTGAGATACCGTACTGTAGGACTCTCCCCGTAATAAACGTATTGTGTCTGAGAGTACTCTTCATTGCCGATCGTTATTTCGATGGGATCATGCATAGCCGCAAACTGATCAATTAATTCCTGATCTACCGGATCATCTACATGATTATTGAAAATAATTTCACCCCGTTCATCCACAATAATTCGTGGTACCTGAAATCGATCTTCGCTTAATACAATCTCCTGAGTCACAAATGTTTGGGATGCCCGATCGGCCTCAGCTTCTTCAATCATTGATATAATCCGGTCAGGTACCGAAGTATTGCTTCGCAGATAATCCGATGCCGCCAACAATTTCTGGCTAATATCTTCCTGCGTAGGATTACCTGTATACTCAATGGCTTTTGCCCAAAGCTCTATGCCCGATCGCTCTTGAACGAGTATTCGATTGATCAAATACTGATTGTAAGCAAACGACCCTATGGCAAGCAAAATGAGCAATCCAACTAAAACAATATTTATCCTGTTGGACGTAAGCTGAATTTTCATATCGGTACAAGTAGAATCAGGACTTAGTATAGGTATAAGTACCGTATATTTTACAAAATAAAAAAGGCATCACCGAATCGGTGATGCCTTTAAAATATGATAACAGTCTTTCTATGCCGAGGCTTTTCGCTTCTCGTATACCGGTGGAGCCTCATCAAGTACGGTTTCACGAGTAATTACACATCGTTCAATATTATCCATTGATGGCAAGGTATACATAATTTCCAGCATTGAGGATTCCATAATAGAACGTAATCCTCGAGCACCGGTACCACGTTCAAGCGCTTTTTCAACAATCACTTCGAGAGCCTCTTCTTCAAAAACAAGCTCTACTCCCTCCATCTGAAAGAGCTTCTTGTATTGCTTTACAAGCGCATTTTTGGGCTTAACAAGGATCTCAACCATCGCATCTTTATCCAGCTGATGCAACCCAGAAATCACTGGTAATCGCCCAATAAGCTCAGGAATCAATCCAAAACGCTGCAGGTCTTGCGCCTCAACGTGCGTAAAAATATCCGGATTATCCTTATCAAAAGTTACCTGTTCATCAGAATGGAACCCCATTGAGCTAACCGATAAACGCTTAGCAATAATATCTTCCAGCCCGCTAAAAGCACCGCCACATATAAACA belongs to Fodinibius sp. Rm-B-1B1-1 and includes:
- a CDS encoding tetratricopeptide repeat protein — translated: MSSEEQSKIKQLARQIKNNPGDSFSKFALALEFRKGGEFKKARILFEDILSSDPEYVGVYYHLGKLYEALDHLSEAAELYQKGIQVAVRQKEQRTEKELREALMQVETEMEERSS
- a CDS encoding LysM peptidoglycan-binding domain-containing protein; the protein is MIKLSFFKTFALLLFTVFCITSSSWAQTNTHTVKQGETLFSIAQQYDVDVNQIRDWNNLRGNELSVGQTLLISQPSSNAAITHTIQRQETLFSISKQYNVSIAEIKSWNQLSANNLQVGQELTIYPSKKSNQQQQSLVVDQNTQRNSYYTVKSGDSLYKIADEFDMTVDELKSLNDLSSNTIRVGQQLTVQGKSTPPPSVAVNNVDSSPQGKFVVHTVSQSQTLQELLSTFRMDEEEFQALNPNSNNKNFRKGDEVTVLAPPTRTFENPYLNSSDLQDLGSTAVSQYSESERGNPTTNGELYNPEELTAAHSNITLGSIIFIKSNDNDKGVYVRINDRHSGNGLKLSSTAWQTLNFSKELPTVTIYQNQ
- a CDS encoding type II CAAX prenyl endopeptidase Rce1 family protein, translated to MSKLTNPIKRYFRTTNTLLYSYLISLPLLLLYEVLIFLAQPDTEQVVRISVDIWIKTLFSYVGQDVVSITLILVALIGLVVLYRERKKLGSLKTSYFFTMLVEASFYAFLLAILISTTVSGLLQIVQLSPVETLSTLQQLALSLGAGLYEELFFRVLLVSALLYVFKKIFTKQSVAFIAAMLLAAAIFSLVHYFGVYGDPFTFGSFLFRFLFGLALNAIYLWRGFGMAAWTHAIYDLMVIVF
- a CDS encoding sigma-70 family RNA polymerase sigma factor; protein product: MAELTREEIQKQEDFEEEIVPHLDAMYNFALRLTSDPSDAEDLVQDTIVKAFRFFSSYEKGTNAKAWLFRILKNSYINNYRKQSKKPNQVDYDEVSSFYETIRADRTDTSDLEDKMFRELVDDDISQALEELPEDFRTVVLLCDVEGFTYEEIANMLDVPIGTIRSRLHRGRNLLKAQLKEYAEKRGYKED
- a CDS encoding HAMP domain-containing sensor histidine kinase, with translation MKIQLTSNRINIVLVGLLILLAIGSFAYNQYLINRILVQERSGIELWAKAIEYTGNPTQEDISQKLLAASDYLRSNTSVPDRIISMIEEAEADRASQTFVTQEIVLSEDRFQVPRIIVDERGEIIFNNHVDDPVDQELIDQFAAMHDPIEITIGNEEYSQTQYVYYGESPTVRYLRYFPYIQLSLLAVLLGIGYISYRTIAKSEQSNLWVGMTKEAAHQLGTPLSSLYGWVELLREEKEDDFTQRICNELENDITRLRGVAERFNKIGSEPELNPQRLKPIIEEVMDYMEQRLPQLGKNVDVLRTVDSNVRAKVNADLFQWALENLIKNAMDAIKSSTTSSYVSVRLERVEDEVFIDIKDSGVGIEKKYQGEIFKPGYSTKKRGWGLGLSLTKRIIEEYHKGKLLIHKSELGEGTTMRIILRAEEKQKSQDKEEIQSAKV